Proteins encoded together in one Labeo rohita strain BAU-BD-2019 chromosome 21, IGBB_LRoh.1.0, whole genome shotgun sequence window:
- the lpar6b gene encoding lysophosphatidic acid receptor 6, whose translation MTMTEKNNSSTSCANDNFKYVLYSSVFSIVFILGLLFNMVALYIFVCRLKMRNETTTYMLNLVVSDTLFVFSLPFRAFYFINRQWPFGNALCKISVALFYTNMYGSILFLTCISMDRFLAIVYPFASRTLRTKRNARIACTLIWVVLLSGGLSASFVMDTTSYTNNTIYCFENYSNLQWKSKVSKVVVFMTTVGFLIPLMINFICSMRVLQTLRHPESINRGGQLNKAKILRMIVVHLLIFCFCFFPYNVNLVFYTLVRSQVITNCTVESVVRTIYPIAFCIAVTNCCFDPVIYYFTSETIQNSIKRKSYAVRKNTLNTTIDNSVNNRNYSMNKITSLKAKFIIEESTI comes from the coding sequence ATGACAATGACCGAAAAGAACAATTCAAGTACAAGCTGTGCCAACGATaactttaaatatgtattatacagCTCCGTTTTCAGTATTGTCTTTATCCTCGGGCTGCTCTTCAACATGGTGGCCTTGTACATTTTCGTCTGCAGACTGAAAATGCGCAACGAAACTACAACATACATGCTGAACCTTGTGGTCTCAGATACTCTCTTCGTGTTCAGCTTGCCTTTCAGGGCGTTTTACTTTATTAACCGTCAATGGCCTTTTGGCAACGCTCTCTGCAAGATCTCAGTGGCCTTGTTCTACACCAACATGTACGGCAGCATCCTCTTCCTCACGTGCATCAGCATGGACCGCTTCCTGGCAATTGTATATCCCTTTGCGTCCAGGACGCTGAGGACCAAACGCAATGCTAGAATCGCCTGCACCTTGATCTGGGTGGTTTTGCTGTCGGGAGGCCTCTCCGCAAGTTTCGTGATGGACACCACTTCGTATACGAACAACACAATATACTGTTTTGAAAACTACTCCAACCTCCAGTGGAAGTCAAAGGTGTCAAAAGTGGTGGTGTTTATGACGACGGTGGGCTTTTTGATTCCGCTGATGATCAACTTTATCTGCTCCATGAGGGTCCTGCAGACCTTACGACACCCTGAGAGCATCAACCGTGGAGGGCAGCTGAACAAGGCTAAGATATTGCGTATGATTGTGGTGCACTtgctcattttttgtttttgcttcttTCCGTACAACGTCAATCTGGTCTTCTACACCTTGGTCCGAAGTCAGGTTATTACAAACTGCACTGTGGAGTCAGTGGTCCGGACGATTTATCCGATCGCATTTTGCATCGCCGTGACCAACTGTTGCTTTGACCCGGTCATCTATTACTTCACCTCAGAGACAATTCAGAACTCTATTAAACGAAAGTCTTACGCTGTGCGCAAAAACACGCTGAACACCACAATTGACAACAGTGTTAACAACAGAAATTACTCTATGAATAAAATCACATCTCTTAAAGCTAAATTCATCATCGAAGAGTCTACAATATAA